CACGAAGAAGGTTACTGAAGTAGCGGGTAGCCTCCTCGGATATGCCATCCTTATCTTCAATATGGACACCATCCAACACTATACTCCTAATCTTGTTCACTCTAGCATGCACTCTAGCCATGCAATGGAAAATTTTGGTATTTTTATCTCCTTCTTTGATCCACTTGCATCTTGATTTCTGTCTCCAAGAAATTTCCTCTTCCTTCATTCGATCCGAGTAGGATTGAATCAGCTGAATTATTTTGTGTAGAGTCTATGAAGTATTTTGTCCCTCTTCCACTGACTGATCAATCGATTGCAGTTCGGCCAGAATAGCATCAGTTTCGGAATCTCTTTTTAGGAACTCTTCCACTCTCCATTTCTTGATCTTTCCTTTAAGAGTctcaacttactataaatagtcatCAGCTTGAAGTTTCTTTCAGAAAATGAAGAACACGAAGCGATGTATCCTAATGAGGACGTTGCGGTTTGTTCATGAACTGATTAATAGTCTGTACAGAATATACAATATTTGGCCTGAGTAATAGTAAGATAAAGAAGACGCCCAACCAAGCGACAATATGGAGTTAGATCGGTGAGAAGTTTACCTTCCTCACCAGAGAGTTTGGAGGTTCGATCCATAGGTAAGTCTATCAGATAGGCATCAAGCACACCAAGTAAACCAACATCGGATAAGATATCAATAGTTTATTTATGTTGGCTTATGTAGATGCCTCGACAGGAACAAGCTATCTCAATTCCAAAATATATTTAAGTGGTTTGAGGTCTTTAATGTAAATTTAACGTTGTAAGAAAGTCTTCAAAGTGGATATGGCATTGTTATCATTACTAGTTACAATAACATCATCAACATAGACCAAGACCGTAGTAAAAGTGGTGCCATGATGCCTGATGAAAAAGTAGTAGTCGGTCTTGGACTGAATACAACCTGCACAATATAATGCTATGGAGAATTTAGCAAACCATTGTCTTGAGGCTTGTTTGAGCCCATAAAGAGtgttgaaatttggatggttaagatcagaCTCCGACTGAACTAAACTAAAGCTTGTCTTGCAAAGATGGGCTGTAAAAGTGGAAGAGGTGTCCTAAGGTTGAGAATGGCAAAGAAATGTCTCTCGCAAATGTTGTCCTTCACTTTGTCAACCACATGTCGTCCTTCACTTCTTCAAGCACATGGCGCTATGAGCTTCAAGGACTGAGTGCCATGGAGCATACTTAACATTTTCAAGTATTTTGCTAAGTGTCCATAAATTCTTTTAGTACTTGGCAATCAGTTGCACAAAAATCATAAAAGtcgactccaattccaattaaatAGCCTAGCCAAACAGCAACAATACATTTTGTTACAGCAGGAGTATTGGCTGCTGCAGATCATTTGATCAGAAAGAAATTTGGATTGGGCACACTAGACAATAAGAATCACCTGAAATATAAATGTAGTAATTACCAACCTATTACAGGATCAATTCAGATTAGCTCTAGCTCATTTAGAAAATGCATAACTCCATCAATAGGAATCGTCTTTCCACCTCAACCTTCAAGTTTTGGACTCCTGTTTCTCTCCAGTTCCCTacactctgttttttttttttttttcactaggtaaacataaatctcattaaatgaagaaagaaaatacagcgaGAAGGGCCCTACCACAAGAGACAGACACAAACTAGGCCATTAAACCCATACCAACCGAAGAGGCCAAGGACAACGGCCCAATAATGGAAAATAGATAAACCCAAGGATGACTAAATCTCAAAGCATGACAAATGCAGCTCCACTTTGAACAAGCCTACAATCCAGGGAGATAAATAGACCAAACCAACCAAAGGCATCACAAATGTAGCTCCACTTCAAACGAGCCTACAATCCACGGAGACAAATCGATTCCAAATAGAAACACAATGAGCTGCATCGCAACCAGATAACATAGGCATGAAAAAGCAGCCCATGTGGGGAGGAGAGGGGCGGTTGCGGGCGGGAATGGCAGCACCATGAAGACTTCACAAGAGCGGCCAGACTTAGTCATAGCTACTCTCTGCCAAATCGCAGAAGCTCTAAGAAGCAAAGAAGAATTCCAAACACAGCCCAATCTGAATAGCAGGTGATCCTAAAACCCCTATATGCAGGGATGTATTGGAATACATAAGGGTCCGGAAGAATAATCCAACACAATGTACAGAAGAATAAGAATTCCAATTACCTTTCTCATAGAAGGGCCCAAAATCAGCACAAACCAGCTGAGAGTAGAATCTTCCCGCACAAACTCTGCAATAGAGATTTCATTGCCAACCAAGGGGGCCAAAATGCCAACTACAATAGACAAAATCAAAGGGTCCAAGGACCAATCAGATAACAAGGAAAAACAAAAGTACTGGTTCTGTATTGTATTGCTGCCTTTACCAGATGAGAGTCCTCCAAAAGCCTGCAATAGGAACTGAGGAATAACCACCCAAAAGGGGTAATGGAAATTCTGCCTTTACCATCAAACCAACTTGCTCGTCCGAGTGCTATTATTGCCGCAGTCACCTCATTACAGCTTACACACATTCACAGATGGCTCTTAAATCCCTTCAGATGGCATCAAGCTTCTATGTTGCAATGGAATATTGGCAATTGGTAGGCAACCATGAAGAGGTGGCTGACCTCTTCAACAATCGAGGCATGAGTAGCCATCTATAATAAAGATTTGTCCTTCAATCTCTGCGACATATGACACTATGGCAAGTTTGGCATGTGAGCTTGATTACCTGGTTGGTTTCCCCTAGTTCGCAGTCAAAGTTAGATGACCCACGTTTTGATTATCCACCATCACTGCCATCCTTTTCAATCTCTTGCTGCTCAATGACTATAAAATTCTACCCACAGGAtaaaatgttatattatatttgaAACAGAAATGTATGTATAGCATCTCTGATGCGCAAGTTGCTTCGCAGATAGAGAATTTCTTTTAGACAAGGATATTCTGAGCATATAGTCCACCCACAACGGTTTTCATTGGATCAGTGCCCTGGATCAGAAAACCATGAATCCATCATGTATCTGGTACATAAATCCTATTTATTCTTATGGCCCTTGCGACCAAGGCCATTGTTCAGAtggacccactatggatggaccTTGTCCCAATTCTTCACTTGATCATTAGTAATTGTTCAACTGCAAATAGACAATTAAGAAGAGGACAAGAATGACCTACCATTCAACTGAGAAAAGGCCCAATGGCAACTGTGATCCTCCAATAGGaagtttttggggcatggtccaggCCTAACAAatcatcaaaccatgggccccacttgtacaaaattcCAGGCTGTTGTTGCATGTGTCTGAGTGGAGAATTGAGAGGATTACGTGAACCTAGACCCAAGGATATCCACAGTGCATTTGATTCTTGATTTATATAACTGGAGCCCATGGTTCAGCAATCCAAATGAATAGGCTGCAGCAAGGCTGACCATGAATAGCCTTTCTTCAGTTTAATGTGGGCCATTGATGCACACTTTTGAGTTGGTCCTGCAAAGAACCATACATAACTAGGACAAACTGTTGCTAATTAGAACTTCTTCTATACCATTCCCTGCTCATTGTACATGATGCAAACATCCATGgctgttgatttggtgggccaccttgtCAATAGGGAATATGCAAAAACTCAACAGCAATTGCATGAAGTAGTGGCCTGCGGCTATAATAGTTCCTTTTGCAGCACACTGATCAAAGGCCGACCACAGCCCAACTGCCGCTGTCCACTGAGCTGGCATATCCAACTGGTGGCACACTAAAAGCGACACTCCAGAATCTCCAAATCCCCAACTGAATTGCTAAGCACAGTAATATATTCACAGGAAAAGAAGAACAGCAACAACTACAACAGTCCACAACAACAAGAAGAAGATACCAGCTGCTTGGAGATTGGAATAGCTGAGTACTTCCAAATCTAAATGGAACTCCATCACCAGGATTTGCAAGCTGCCAAAAGGGGGTTGTCTGAATTGCTGATAAAAGTGAAACAATATGAGCCACAAATTGCCTCAAACCTGTTCCGATTGATTTCAAGTTGTGATGAacgatcgatatcattgaattggAGCATCCGAACTGTGAATTAGAACACTCAAAACCGCACATGTAGAGTAAATTAGGTAATTTAGATTTGAATCACTGAGCTTAATCCCCACTTCACAAACTTAAGAACCGAATATTATAGCCGAAGATTCTCTGGAAAAAGCCACCAAATATCAAACTTGAAAGCATGCATCCTGCTAAAGCTAGTGCTCGCTCATAAACACAGGTTGTCCACTCGTTTTCCAAAGTTTCTCAGAAGGATTTTTATTAGCGTCTTTTTTCCCCTTCTTATCAATTAGGAGGCGTGGGATTGAAATTGAGCAAAAACAAGCGATAAACATGATGTCAAGGAGCAtgatttttcctctctttttttttttttgggtgttaaACGTAGCCCGTGATATTTTTCAACCAACGTATTAGATTCAGCTACAATATGAAAGATCCATCTAgttcaaaagagaaagaaagctaaagaaaCCACCATTAATATATCATTGTAGCTAATACAGTAAGAATACAGCATTCCACAGATTCTTACTCACACCAAAGTTCATTTCAAATGTAAGAAAACATACATAGGTGGGTCCATTTAGCATAGTTGGACATCAGAAGATCGAGCCAATTGATTTGCTGATTTGCCTGGTAGAGGGCAATAGGTACTGGCATGGAACAGCATGCCAGTCCCTAAAACAACCTCTTACAAAGAAAACGCAAAATTCCCTCCTCGAACCTAGTCAACAGATTTCAGACATCAGGAGAGCAAGAGCAAGCTAAGATAGGCATGGAAAAGGATTTTATCTGAATGAACAGCTCAGCtgtcttcagtgccccctttcaAACCCAATTCGAGTTCTGCCTGACCCTCCTCCCTCATAGCCATCTCTCATTGAAGACCCTGCGCTTGCCTTCATAGTCCCTCCACTCCCTATTTTCTCCATCGCCTTCTTACCCCCCTTCTTCACCTCCGTCAAGAACAGGTCCAATCCAAATGGATCAGCCTCTTCAACGTGTTTGTCAAACTCAACCGGCCTATCTCTAGGACCTGTCCTCTCAGACGCACCTCCAAATGCCTTGTCAGGCTTGAACCGATCTGTCTTCAGAACCTTCTCGAGCTGCTCATCCGCACCTCCATACATTTCGGCATCTGCATCTTTCTTAGGCCTGTACAGGCTAGACAACGTTGATTGTGCTGTAAAGAGACCCTTGTCATATATATTGTATTGGTCGTCCGTAGTAAAACCAGACTCCATTCCTTTCTCCTGGTTAAATAGCCTCTGGTCATACATGACTTCACCCGTGCGACCTGCTCCGGTACTAGCCATCCCGAGTGCAACCTTCTCGCTAATATCACGATCTCTATCCCTGGTGATCTTGCTCTTCTTCCCCATTGCAGCATCCTTAGCCTCCAaccttctctccctctccctctcccgtcGTCGCTCCTCACGAACTTTTTCACGCTGCAACCTCTCTTCCCTTTCCTCCTTTGTCTCCCTTGGCATATCCTTCACGCGCTCATTCTCCATTCTGATCTCACCTCCCTCAGCCATGCTTTTCTCAGCAGGAACAGGAACGGCCGCAGGAGGTGCACCACCAGTTCTTTCCGACCGTGCCTTCTGTGCCAGAGCCCGCAAttcttgttccttcctatccttTTCCTTCAACAACAGTTCCCTCTGAACTTTCGACCGCATAGCAACAGCTTCTCTAGCTTTCTGCTCTGCAACATACAATGCTTCTGAGAGCTTGGCAAAGTTGTCATTGATCTGAACATCCTGAAGACCCCTTCCGTCTGCCGCAAGACGCTTATCCAATGGGATAGTGTAACCTTTCTGATTCTTCCAATTCGAGATGCACGGTGGGATTTTCCAGTCTTGCTGATCTTTTACAGTAACTGGACGAGGTGGAGAGTGCATGACTGGAACGGGCGGGGACCCAGATGCCTTTGGGACCCGCTTGTGCTTGAACTTGGGTGGCTCGAGTGGATCCACAGGCATCTCCACCATTCGTATAATCCTCTCCTTCGCACCTGAATTGAATGCTGCCGACTGCTGCGAAGGCTTGTACTTAATAAACTTAGAATCTGATGACTGTGTTGGAACATTCTTCGGCTGGGCCGCACTCAATCTGACATTGACAATTTTCTCCAAAGCAGCCTTTGTGCTTTGGGTCGTCTCCTCGATCTCCTTCTCTAACTCTTCAGATTTGCTCTCTTCTTCAGATATCATTTTCGGGATGAGGTCCCTGTGCTGCGAGTACACAATCTTCGATGCATTCTCATTCTGCTTAACGATCGCATCAAAGGCAATGTTACCTTGAGAGTCAACGGTGAGGGGAAGGATTTTCGATCCGGGCTTCTCATCCTTCCTGCCCATTCCAAGTGGGTACTGGGCAACATGAATCTCAGGGAACGCACCGCCATCCCCAAAATCCTCAGGCTTTCGGGGGATGAAGCCTGACCGCTTCCCATAGGGAGGGACTGGATTGGTTTTGACGACGACAGAACGATCGGACACAGAGGAATTGAAGCGTTCTTTGAACCATGGGTCCTTTGAGTGGTCATAGAATGAAGATGATGTTGATTTCGCAGGCGGGAGGAGGTCCTTGAGTGCCGCCATGGCAAGATCGTTTGATCAGTGGAGATCAAAACCCCAATCCAAGCCTTGAATTTGATGACCTGggcaaagaaagaaataaaataaatcaactcATGCCAAAAAATCCAAAACCGGGAttgaaaaacatataaaagaaataCCTGCTCTGaaagcgtctctctctctctctctctctctctctctctgctctggCAAGTTAAGCCCAAACCCTCATTCgtttttcgtttttcttttttctttttc
This region of Magnolia sinica isolate HGM2019 chromosome 1, MsV1, whole genome shotgun sequence genomic DNA includes:
- the LOC131257845 gene encoding SNW/SKI-interacting protein A-like, which encodes MAALKDLLPPAKSTSSSFYDHSKDPWFKERFNSSVSDRSVVVKTNPVPPYGKRSGFIPRKPEDFGDGGAFPEIHVAQYPLGMGRKDEKPGSKILPLTVDSQGNIAFDAIVKQNENASKIVYSQHRDLIPKMISEEESKSEELEKEIEETTQSTKAALEKIVNVRLSAAQPKNVPTQSSDSKFIKYKPSQQSAAFNSGAKERIIRMVEMPVDPLEPPKFKHKRVPKASGSPPVPVMHSPPRPVTVKDQQDWKIPPCISNWKNQKGYTIPLDKRLAADGRGLQDVQINDNFAKLSEALYVAEQKAREAVAMRSKVQRELLLKEKDRKEQELRALAQKARSERTGGAPPAAVPVPAEKSMAEGGEIRMENERVKDMPRETKEEREERLQREKVREERRRERERERRLEAKDAAMGKKSKITRDRDRDISEKVALGMASTGAGRTGEVMYDQRLFNQEKGMESGFTTDDQYNIYDKGLFTAQSTLSSLYRPKKDADAEMYGGADEQLEKVLKTDRFKPDKAFGGASERTGPRDRPVEFDKHVEEADPFGLDLFLTEVKKGGKKAMEKIGSGGTMKASAGSSMRDGYEGGGSGRTRIGFERGH